From the genome of Geobacter sp. SVR, one region includes:
- a CDS encoding MFS transporter, which translates to MTTDTTSPNYRRYALSMLLAVNLLNYIDRQVLFAVFPLLKSDLQLSDTALGFLGSVFMLSYLMTAPLFGWLGDHWSRLRLAAGGLVVWSLATALAGFAPGYRTLLAARAVVGVGEASFGTVSPGLISDFFPRERRGRVLSWFYVAIPVGSALGYLLGGMLGHRFGWHAAFLVVGVPGLLLALPIALMREPPRGGQDAAPDDEQEVKTGGYAALFRNRSFVLNTLAMAAMTFAIGGLAQWIPSFLYRTHALDVEKANTLFGAVTVLAGIAGTLTGGWLGDRWQKRTPRGYLLVSGWGFVIGAPLAAAAFLSTSLPGCMTAIFLAEFFLFLNTGPLNTVIVNVTNPGVRAMAFAVNIFFIHALGDAISPSILGWLSDQWGLRQALLVTPLAMGLAALFCFACGRQVAADMSVSSDRGPGTGDQ; encoded by the coding sequence ATGACTACCGACACAACTTCACCTAACTATCGCCGCTACGCCCTGTCCATGCTGCTGGCGGTCAATCTGCTGAACTACATCGACCGCCAGGTGCTGTTCGCCGTGTTCCCGCTGCTCAAATCGGACCTGCAGTTGTCGGACACGGCCCTGGGTTTTCTGGGGAGCGTCTTCATGCTCAGCTACCTGATGACCGCCCCGCTGTTCGGCTGGCTGGGGGACCACTGGAGCCGGCTGCGGCTGGCGGCCGGCGGCCTGGTGGTCTGGAGCCTGGCAACGGCCCTGGCCGGATTCGCCCCCGGCTACCGGACCCTGCTGGCGGCCCGGGCCGTGGTGGGGGTCGGCGAAGCCAGCTTCGGCACGGTCTCCCCCGGCCTGATCTCCGACTTTTTTCCGCGCGAACGGCGGGGGCGGGTGCTCTCCTGGTTCTACGTGGCCATCCCGGTCGGAAGCGCCCTGGGCTACCTGCTGGGGGGGATGCTGGGACACCGCTTCGGCTGGCACGCAGCCTTTCTGGTGGTCGGCGTGCCGGGACTGCTGCTGGCGCTGCCGATCGCGCTCATGAGGGAACCGCCCCGCGGGGGCCAGGATGCTGCACCGGACGATGAGCAGGAGGTGAAGACCGGCGGGTATGCGGCCCTGTTCAGAAACCGCTCCTTCGTGCTCAACACCCTGGCCATGGCAGCCATGACCTTCGCCATCGGAGGGCTGGCCCAGTGGATACCCTCCTTCCTCTACCGCACCCACGCCCTGGATGTGGAAAAGGCCAATACCCTCTTCGGCGCCGTAACCGTGCTGGCCGGCATTGCCGGGACCCTGACCGGCGGCTGGCTCGGCGACCGCTGGCAGAAGCGCACCCCCCGGGGCTACCTGCTGGTATCGGGATGGGGATTCGTGATCGGCGCACCGCTGGCAGCCGCCGCCTTTCTCTCCACCAGCCTGCCCGGCTGCATGACCGCCATTTTTCTGGCCGAATTCTTCCTGTTTCTCAACACCGGCCCCCTCAACACCGTCATCGTCAACGTCACCAACCCCGGCGTGCGTGCCATGGCCTTTGCGGTCAACATCTTCTTCATCCACGCCCTGGGGGATGCCATTTCCCCCTCGATTCTCGGTTGGCTCTCGGACCAATGGGGGCTGCGCCAGGCGCTTCTGGTCACTCCACTGGCAATGGGGCTGGCAGCCCTGTTCTGCTTCGCGTGCGGCAGACAGGTTGCGGCAGACATGTCCGTATCCAGTGATCGGGGACCAGGAACCGGTGATCAGTAA
- a CDS encoding PAS domain S-box protein, with protein MADKKQQDQESVVIPGAGAKAAVSDEQLRSMVQNVTNHALYIIDPEGRIISWNAGAERIIGYRADEIMGRHFSILFPKEDIRAGTPQRELKRALAHGRIEVEGWRVRKDGSRYWANVTSIPLLDEQGGVTGFGKIVRDATEQRNHDEQLHKSRNMFERLFEHAPDAVVVVDNRGTIRKVNLQVETIFGYQRDELIGHRVEKLIPARFHTIHRQHRKTYFADPRTRKMGAGLDLYGRTRNGDEVPVDIMLSPVETENGTWAFAVIRDVTQRKQDERAITELNDLLKRQVGQLAATNRELEAFSYSVSHDLRAPLRALDGISLALLEDYAEKLDKTGRDFLHRIRSAAQAMGELIDHLLTLSRLARTELLIERVDLSEMAHQVAEELRQQDPGRTVEFVITPDMIDSGDSNLLRVAITNLLGNAWKFTSKKDTARIEFGVQQDQEGKIYFVRDNGAGFNQAYAENLFKPFQRLHAVGEFPGTGIGLATVHRVISRHGGSIWAEGGDQGATFYFRLAAA; from the coding sequence ATGGCTGATAAAAAACAGCAGGATCAGGAATCTGTCGTAATCCCGGGCGCCGGTGCCAAGGCTGCGGTCAGCGACGAGCAGCTCCGATCCATGGTCCAGAACGTCACCAACCATGCCCTCTACATTATCGACCCCGAGGGGCGGATCATTTCCTGGAACGCCGGTGCTGAAAGGATCATCGGTTACCGGGCCGATGAAATCATGGGCCGGCACTTCTCGATCCTGTTTCCCAAGGAAGATATACGGGCCGGGACCCCGCAGCGGGAGCTGAAACGGGCCCTGGCGCACGGCAGGATCGAGGTCGAGGGCTGGCGCGTACGCAAGGACGGCAGTCGCTACTGGGCCAATGTCACCAGCATTCCGCTGCTCGACGAGCAGGGGGGGGTGACCGGTTTCGGCAAGATAGTCCGCGATGCGACCGAGCAACGCAACCATGACGAACAACTTCACAAGAGCCGCAACATGTTCGAGCGGCTTTTCGAACATGCGCCGGATGCCGTGGTGGTGGTAGATAACCGCGGAACGATCCGCAAGGTCAATCTGCAGGTCGAAACCATATTCGGCTACCAGCGCGACGAACTGATCGGACATCGCGTGGAAAAACTGATCCCCGCGCGTTTCCATACGATTCACCGGCAGCACCGCAAGACCTACTTCGCCGATCCGCGCACCCGCAAGATGGGGGCAGGCCTCGATCTGTACGGTCGCACCCGCAACGGCGACGAAGTGCCGGTCGACATCATGCTCAGTCCGGTTGAAACCGAGAATGGCACCTGGGCTTTTGCCGTCATACGGGATGTCACCCAGCGCAAGCAGGACGAACGGGCCATTACGGAGCTGAACGACCTGCTCAAACGGCAGGTCGGCCAACTGGCCGCCACCAACCGGGAGCTGGAGGCCTTTTCCTATTCGGTATCCCATGACCTGCGCGCTCCCTTGCGCGCCCTGGACGGCATCAGCCTGGCGCTGCTGGAGGACTACGCCGAAAAGCTGGACAAGACCGGCCGGGACTTCCTGCATCGCATCAGGAGCGCCGCCCAGGCCATGGGGGAATTGATCGACCATCTGCTGACCTTGTCGCGGCTGGCGCGCACCGAGTTGCTGATCGAGCGGGTCGACCTGAGCGAAATGGCGCACCAGGTAGCCGAGGAACTCCGCCAGCAGGATCCCGGCCGCACCGTGGAGTTCGTGATCACCCCCGACATGATCGACAGCGGTGACAGCAACCTGCTGAGGGTGGCGATCACCAACCTGCTCGGCAATGCCTGGAAATTCACCTCCAAAAAGGACACCGCCAGGATCGAATTCGGCGTGCAGCAGGATCAGGAGGGGAAAATCTATTTTGTCAGGGACAACGGCGCCGGTTTCAACCAGGCGTATGCCGAAAACCTTTTCAAACCTTTCCAGCGCCTGCACGCCGTGGGAGAATTTCCGGGTACGGGCATCGGGCTGGCAACGGTGCACCGGGTCATCAGCCGCCACGGGGGAAGCATCTGGGCCGAAGGGGGCGACCAGGGGGCCACCTTCTATTTCCGGCTTGCCGCGGCCTGA
- a CDS encoding response regulator: MKDKMILLVEDNPDDELLVLRALKKANVLNQVIVAHDGAEALDYLFGTGVYAGRDINDTPAITLLDLKLPKIDGLGVLRRIRADERLGRLPVVVLTSSREQEDILKSYELGANSYVRKPVEFNSFADAVRQLGLYWLVLNEPLPLQR, translated from the coding sequence ATGAAAGATAAAATGATTCTGCTGGTGGAAGACAATCCCGACGATGAATTGCTGGTCCTGCGCGCACTGAAAAAGGCCAATGTCCTCAACCAGGTCATTGTGGCGCACGACGGGGCCGAGGCGCTCGATTACCTTTTCGGCACCGGCGTCTATGCCGGCCGCGACATCAACGACACACCGGCCATTACGCTGCTCGATCTCAAACTGCCCAAGATCGACGGTCTGGGGGTGCTGCGCAGGATCCGGGCCGATGAACGGCTTGGAAGGCTGCCGGTAGTGGTCCTGACCTCCTCGCGGGAGCAGGAGGACATACTCAAGAGTTACGAACTCGGCGCCAACAGTTATGTGCGTAAACCGGTGGAGTTCAACAGTTTTGCCGATGCGGTGCGTCAGCTCGGCCTGTACTGGCTGGTACTGAACGAACCGCTCCCCCTCCAACGTTGA
- a CDS encoding ATP-binding protein, with protein MANTAEKESFAGPAAADAGDELRDLQQRLQAAELHASEVDREMDQLSYAISHDLRAPLRAVDGFSEILLEDYADRLDDQGKHYLQVIRNNARTLGAGIEALLALARVGRRALQRVDLDMNLLFSQVRTELMAADPERSLAFEIGSLPHAFGDRDMVHDVIRELAGNSVKFTRPRETGVVTISGESDGRECRYTISDNGIGFDMQYADRLFGLFQRLNGSESFEGQGTGLARVRRILDRLGGKIWAQGEDTGAVFSFTLPAAGGTPGTGDR; from the coding sequence ATGGCAAACACTGCCGAAAAGGAGTCATTTGCCGGACCGGCTGCCGCAGATGCCGGCGACGAACTGCGGGATCTGCAGCAACGACTGCAGGCGGCCGAGCTGCATGCCAGTGAAGTCGACCGGGAAATGGACCAGCTCAGCTATGCCATCTCCCACGATCTGCGTGCCCCTTTGCGCGCCGTGGACGGCTTTTCGGAGATACTCCTGGAGGATTATGCCGACAGGCTCGACGACCAGGGCAAACACTACCTGCAGGTGATACGGAACAATGCCCGCACGCTGGGTGCAGGCATCGAGGCACTGCTCGCCCTGGCACGGGTCGGCCGGCGCGCACTGCAGCGCGTGGATCTCGATATGAACCTGCTCTTCTCCCAGGTCCGCACCGAACTCATGGCAGCCGATCCGGAGCGCAGCCTTGCATTCGAGATCGGCAGCCTGCCCCACGCCTTCGGAGACCGGGATATGGTGCACGATGTCATTCGCGAGCTGGCAGGCAATTCTGTCAAGTTCACCCGCCCCAGGGAAACGGGGGTCGTCACGATTTCCGGGGAGAGCGACGGCAGGGAATGCCGGTATACCATCAGCGACAATGGCATCGGATTCGACATGCAGTATGCGGACAGGCTGTTCGGCCTGTTTCAGAGGCTGAACGGCTCCGAGAGTTTCGAAGGCCAGGGGACCGGGCTGGCCCGGGTCCGGCGGATACTGGACCGGCTCGGGGGAAAAATATGGGCCCAGGGGGAGGACACAGGAGCGGTGTTCTCTTTTACCCTGCCCGCCGCCGGCGGCACACCGGGGACTGGGGACCGGTGA
- a CDS encoding EAL domain-containing protein: protein MDTELRILILEDSATDAELVQHALRREGFTFDMRRVETGEEFGAALLDYGPGLILSDYSLPSFDGLTALRLAQETLPDVPFIFISGTLGEERAIEILKMGATDYVLKDRLSRLAPIVHRALQEARERIVHRRTQEALRKSEEIYRRIVETAQEGVWIVNTEGETIFVNSRMSEILGYTDMEFRGFRMVELMDASARHRASIDLERQAGRVEHELRLRHRDGSLRWVSMATSPLFDDRNRQIGVLSMINDVTARKQAEDERNKLWAAVETGGDWVLITDIRGTVEYANRAVEHISGYGKDEILGRNTRMFKSEKQDDSLYRQMWKDILAGKSFRSMVVNRKKDNNVFHLDLTITPLMDESGTIVNFVATGKDISEKKLMEERLNYLAYNDLLTGLANRSLFFDRLQQAITITNPGKKLVFAAIIDLQRFKYINETFGVSAGDEILKEVARRLTDAVRPGDTVARYGGNSFGVILPEIGETRDGILIIERVITHLSRPYQCGHEELINTFSVGIAIAPTDSNAPQVLMRHAEAALFRAKDKKGNSYRFYTPGMNIIATDFLAMEKNLYHALEANEFVLQYQPYFDIRSGELKGMEALIRWRQKDGSLILPGDFIPILEETGQIVAVGDWVIKTACEQIAAWRSAGIPLAPVSVNLSPTQFRQENLVSQIIAHLAAYDVPTGLITIEITENIFIRDIDYTRQIFEQFRALGIHLSIDDFGTGYSSLSYLARLPLDNLKIDISFIVNLVRDPKAFSIAKVIITMAHELGMKTIAEGVETAEQLAILKQLGCDLVQGFFHHRSLTGDEMGALLREGRSAHLPTNP, encoded by the coding sequence ATGGACACTGAACTGCGTATCCTCATCCTGGAAGACAGTGCCACCGATGCCGAGCTGGTGCAGCATGCCCTGCGCAGGGAAGGCTTCACGTTCGACATGCGCCGGGTCGAAACCGGGGAGGAGTTCGGCGCCGCCCTCCTGGACTACGGACCGGGCCTGATTCTCTCCGATTACTCCCTGCCCTCCTTCGACGGCCTGACGGCGCTCAGGCTGGCCCAGGAGACCCTGCCGGACGTTCCCTTCATTTTCATCAGCGGCACCCTCGGCGAGGAGCGGGCCATAGAAATACTCAAGATGGGGGCCACCGACTACGTGCTGAAGGACCGGCTGTCGCGTCTGGCACCGATCGTTCACAGGGCCCTTCAGGAGGCACGGGAACGGATAGTCCACAGGAGAACGCAGGAAGCGCTCAGAAAAAGCGAAGAGATCTACCGCCGGATCGTGGAGACGGCCCAGGAGGGAGTCTGGATCGTCAATACCGAGGGGGAGACGATTTTCGTGAACAGCCGCATGTCGGAGATTCTCGGCTATACCGACATGGAATTCAGGGGATTCCGGATGGTCGAGCTGATGGATGCCTCGGCGCGGCATAGGGCGTCGATCGACCTGGAACGGCAGGCGGGACGGGTGGAACACGAGCTCAGACTGCGGCATCGCGACGGCTCCCTGCGCTGGGTTTCCATGGCGACCAGCCCACTTTTCGACGACAGGAACCGGCAGATCGGCGTGCTTTCGATGATCAATGACGTCACGGCCAGAAAACAGGCCGAGGATGAGCGCAACAAGCTGTGGGCCGCGGTGGAGACGGGGGGTGACTGGGTGCTGATCACCGATATCCGTGGCACTGTGGAATACGCGAATCGCGCGGTGGAGCATATCTCGGGGTACGGCAAGGACGAAATACTCGGCCGGAACACCAGGATGTTCAAATCGGAGAAACAGGATGACTCGCTCTACCGCCAGATGTGGAAAGATATCCTGGCCGGCAAATCCTTCAGATCAATGGTCGTCAACCGCAAGAAGGACAACAACGTCTTTCACCTGGATCTGACCATAACACCGCTCATGGACGAGAGCGGCACCATCGTCAACTTTGTGGCCACCGGCAAGGACATCAGCGAAAAAAAACTGATGGAAGAACGCCTGAACTACCTGGCCTACAACGACCTGCTCACCGGCCTGGCAAACAGGAGCCTGTTCTTCGACCGCCTTCAGCAGGCCATCACCATCACAAACCCCGGCAAAAAACTGGTCTTTGCCGCCATTATCGACCTGCAGCGCTTCAAGTACATAAACGAAACCTTCGGTGTCAGCGCCGGCGACGAAATCCTGAAGGAAGTTGCCAGACGGCTGACCGATGCGGTGCGGCCCGGAGATACCGTTGCCCGTTACGGCGGTAATTCGTTCGGGGTGATCCTGCCCGAAATCGGCGAAACGCGCGACGGCATCCTGATCATCGAGAGAGTGATCACCCACCTGTCCAGGCCCTATCAGTGCGGCCACGAAGAGCTGATCAACACCTTCAGCGTGGGCATAGCCATCGCTCCCACCGACAGCAACGCGCCCCAGGTGCTCATGCGGCATGCCGAGGCGGCGCTCTTCAGGGCCAAGGACAAGAAGGGGAACAGCTATCGCTTCTACACTCCGGGCATGAACATCATTGCCACCGATTTCCTGGCAATGGAGAAGAACCTCTATCACGCCCTGGAAGCCAACGAGTTCGTTCTGCAGTATCAACCCTATTTCGACATACGCAGCGGCGAGCTGAAAGGCATGGAGGCACTGATCAGATGGCGTCAGAAGGACGGCAGCCTGATCCTGCCCGGCGACTTCATCCCGATCCTGGAGGAAACCGGCCAGATTGTGGCTGTCGGCGACTGGGTCATAAAAACCGCCTGCGAGCAGATCGCTGCCTGGCGCAGCGCAGGCATCCCCCTGGCACCGGTGTCGGTGAACCTCTCGCCGACCCAGTTCCGGCAGGAAAACCTGGTTTCCCAGATAATAGCCCATCTGGCCGCCTACGATGTGCCCACCGGACTCATAACGATAGAAATCACCGAAAACATCTTCATCCGGGACATCGACTATACCCGCCAGATCTTCGAACAGTTCCGGGCACTGGGCATACACCTCTCCATCGACGACTTCGGCACCGGCTACTCTTCGCTCAGCTACCTGGCCCGCTTGCCCCTCGACAACCTCAAGATCGACATCTCCTTCATCGTCAATCTCGTCAGGGACCCCAAGGCCTTTTCCATCGCCAAGGTCATCATCACCATGGCCCATGAGCTGGGGATGAAAACCATAGCCGAAGGAGTCGAAACCGCCGAGCAGCTGGCCATTCTGAAGCAGCTCGGCTGTGACCTGGTGCAGGGTTTCTTTCACCACAGGAGTCTGACCGGGGACGAGATGGGGGCCCTGCTGCGGGAAGGGCGCAGCGCACACCTGCCGACAAACCCATGA
- a CDS encoding cob(I)yrinic acid a,c-diamide adenosyltransferase, giving the protein MTDGKAAPEMQHLEQHTTVGLIVVLTGNGKGKTSSALGMALRASGHRKRVCIIQFMKGDLYSGEIDGLKSLRTLVEFHQTGKGFCGIQGNPYPYHEHRANAQTAIELSREKIRSGHFDIVILDEINNALKLRLVDLPQVLELIDNKPPELHLVLTGRDAHPEVCERAHTVTEMREIKHAYREGIEPQAGIDY; this is encoded by the coding sequence ATGACGGACGGAAAGGCGGCACCTGAGATGCAGCACCTCGAACAGCACACAACAGTCGGCCTGATCGTCGTACTGACCGGGAACGGCAAGGGTAAAACCAGCTCGGCCCTGGGGATGGCGCTACGGGCCAGCGGTCACAGGAAGCGGGTCTGCATCATCCAGTTCATGAAGGGGGATCTCTACAGCGGGGAGATCGACGGCCTGAAATCGCTGCGCACCCTGGTCGAGTTCCATCAGACCGGCAAGGGTTTCTGCGGCATCCAGGGCAATCCCTACCCCTACCACGAGCATCGCGCCAATGCCCAGACCGCCATCGAACTCTCCCGAGAGAAGATCCGCTCGGGCCACTTCGATATCGTCATCCTGGATGAGATCAACAACGCCCTGAAACTCAGGCTGGTGGACCTGCCCCAGGTGCTGGAACTGATCGACAACAAGCCGCCGGAACTGCACCTGGTGCTTACCGGCAGGGACGCCCACCCGGAGGTCTGCGAGCGGGCCCATACCGTGACCGAAATGCGGGAAATTAAGCATGCCTATCGGGAGGGGATCGAACCGCAGGCTGGTATCGATTACTAG
- a CDS encoding M20 family metallopeptidase, producing the protein MTAELEKLWGAVDPGRLRKTLLEMLEIYSPSGKEEDVQLYLETLLTGAGFRVERQEVEQGRYNLQVTMGQGEPRLYLVGHVDTVTAWDLDELGPREENGLVRGLGSCDMKGGCAAMVEAWLALAEALPAHELPSVGLLLVVGEEENGDGSATFLQACRPPCVVIGEPTGLAACFAHYGYLEAGFVTRGRRSHSSLPELGHNAVESMLRVLLHVGRHAMFDRERSEVVYSIRELSSSRGGFVVPDRCEAWIDLHLPPDRDPLAFQRDVADIAATAGNHIPGLDLKVSFDFASRGYSLGTDNLLARVLGDIYSQLELPLRLDAFRSHSDGNLFHAAGVKPLILGPGSLETAHTPDEQVVFEEVVAAARIYAALCLKAGA; encoded by the coding sequence GTGACAGCCGAACTCGAAAAACTGTGGGGAGCGGTCGATCCGGGCAGGCTCAGGAAAACCCTGCTGGAGATGCTGGAGATCTATTCCCCCTCGGGTAAGGAGGAGGATGTCCAGCTCTACCTGGAGACGCTGCTGACCGGGGCGGGCTTCCGGGTGGAACGCCAGGAGGTGGAACAGGGCCGCTACAATCTGCAGGTGACCATGGGGCAGGGGGAGCCGCGGCTTTACCTGGTGGGGCATGTGGATACGGTGACCGCCTGGGATCTGGACGAGCTCGGTCCCCGTGAGGAAAACGGCCTTGTTCGCGGATTGGGCAGTTGCGACATGAAGGGGGGCTGCGCCGCCATGGTGGAGGCCTGGCTGGCGCTGGCAGAGGCTCTCCCCGCGCACGAGCTTCCTTCGGTGGGTCTTCTGCTGGTGGTGGGGGAGGAGGAGAACGGCGACGGCAGCGCCACCTTTCTGCAGGCCTGCCGCCCCCCCTGCGTTGTGATCGGCGAACCCACCGGCCTGGCAGCCTGTTTCGCCCATTACGGCTACCTGGAGGCCGGCTTTGTTACCCGGGGCCGCCGCAGCCACTCATCCCTGCCCGAGCTGGGGCACAATGCGGTGGAATCGATGCTGAGGGTGCTTCTGCATGTCGGACGTCATGCCATGTTCGACCGGGAGCGATCGGAGGTGGTCTATTCGATCCGCGAGCTGAGTTCGTCGCGGGGAGGTTTTGTTGTGCCGGACCGCTGCGAGGCCTGGATCGATCTGCATCTGCCCCCGGACAGGGATCCGCTGGCATTCCAGAGAGACGTTGCCGATATCGCCGCCACAGCGGGCAACCACATCCCCGGCCTCGATCTGAAGGTCAGCTTCGATTTCGCATCCCGCGGCTACAGCCTGGGCACGGACAACCTGCTGGCGCGGGTCCTGGGCGATATCTATTCCCAGCTGGAACTGCCCCTGCGTCTGGACGCCTTCCGTTCCCATTCGGACGGCAACCTGTTCCATGCGGCCGGAGTCAAGCCACTGATCCTGGGGCCGGGATCACTGGAGACGGCCCATACGCCTGATGAGCAGGTGGTATTCGAGGAGGTGGTTGCGGCGGCCCGGATCTATGCAGCACTGTGCCTGAAGGCCGGGGCTTGA
- a CDS encoding GNAT family N-acetyltransferase, whose protein sequence is MADALSAGDETTRIREMSIDDIPEVFHIGEQVFTANYSQSLYRTWDEYEITTLFNTDNELCVVAEAGDMILGFALGTTVKKQRSSWKYGYLIWLGVRPDIQKGQVGSRLFREIKRRMKEQGVRMIIIDTSADNRPAINFFEKQGFGHIQEHVYMTLNLSLKPKKRSEKRA, encoded by the coding sequence ATGGCAGATGCGCTGTCAGCGGGGGACGAGACCACCCGCATCCGTGAGATGTCGATCGACGACATCCCGGAGGTGTTCCACATAGGGGAGCAGGTTTTTACCGCCAACTACTCCCAAAGCCTCTACCGCACCTGGGACGAGTACGAGATCACCACGCTGTTCAATACGGACAACGAACTGTGTGTCGTGGCCGAAGCCGGTGACATGATTCTCGGATTCGCTCTGGGCACCACCGTGAAAAAACAGCGCTCCTCCTGGAAGTACGGCTACCTGATCTGGCTGGGCGTGCGCCCGGACATCCAGAAGGGGCAGGTGGGCAGCCGGCTGTTCCGGGAGATCAAGCGCCGCATGAAAGAGCAGGGGGTGCGGATGATTATCATCGATACGTCGGCCGACAACCGGCCTGCCATCAATTTCTTCGAGAAACAGGGATTCGGGCATATCCAGGAACATGTCTACATGACTCTCAACCTGTCTCTGAAACCCAAGAAACGGTCGGAAAAACGGGCGTGA
- a CDS encoding outer membrane beta-barrel protein, protein MKLTRPQSLLILLLAAALTVTAPAGMRAQEQSAPGGAVQDEYTPTQPPEESAPGSLMEEPGQAPSINEPPLAPTPIPPSEESAPGSPLNEPAPAPLAPVPEPAPVPAPAPLTPAPGSMDEAAPGSAVPEETKEESPHRPKPTSYLLLKGGFYAPKHGVAMDKLGGAGELAVGQYILPALAVELGAGYFQTKNSPAAPQGTLLRIVPVVATGKAILPLGAFEPYGLFGIGAYIADLDVHGTVNNFSGSTEVAFGLHAGGGFNLDVARNMFVGAEGKYLWSKPEFGGRDIRLDGFISTLNVGFRF, encoded by the coding sequence ATGAAACTCACCCGTCCGCAATCGCTGCTGATCCTGCTTCTCGCCGCCGCCCTGACCGTCACTGCCCCAGCGGGCATGCGTGCTCAGGAGCAGTCCGCCCCGGGAGGAGCCGTTCAGGATGAGTATACCCCGACCCAACCGCCGGAAGAGTCCGCGCCGGGCTCACTCATGGAAGAGCCCGGGCAGGCGCCCTCCATCAACGAACCGCCCCTGGCACCCACCCCCATACCTCCCTCGGAGGAATCGGCGCCCGGGTCCCCGCTGAACGAACCGGCTCCTGCTCCGCTTGCACCTGTCCCGGAACCGGCACCGGTGCCTGCACCGGCCCCTCTCACCCCTGCGCCCGGCTCCATGGATGAGGCAGCACCCGGGTCCGCCGTGCCGGAGGAAACCAAGGAAGAGTCGCCGCACCGGCCGAAACCGACCAGCTACCTGCTGCTCAAGGGTGGCTTCTACGCCCCCAAGCATGGGGTGGCAATGGACAAACTGGGTGGTGCGGGTGAACTTGCGGTCGGTCAGTACATCCTGCCGGCACTGGCCGTGGAACTCGGTGCCGGTTACTTCCAAACCAAGAACTCACCGGCTGCGCCTCAAGGCACGCTGCTGCGGATCGTGCCGGTCGTGGCGACCGGCAAGGCGATCCTGCCGCTCGGCGCCTTCGAACCGTACGGCCTGTTCGGCATCGGCGCTTACATCGCGGACCTGGATGTACACGGAACTGTAAACAATTTTTCAGGATCGACCGAAGTCGCCTTCGGCCTGCACGCCGGCGGCGGTTTCAACCTCGACGTCGCCAGGAACATGTTCGTGGGTGCAGAAGGCAAATACCTCTGGTCCAAGCCTGAATTCGGAGGCCGGGACATCAGGCTGGACGGCTTCATCAGCACGCTGAACGTCGGATTCAGGTTCTGA
- a CDS encoding lmo0937 family membrane protein translates to MLWTIVVVLLVLWAIGLVTSYTMGGLIHILLVVAIIVVLLNVIQGRRPL, encoded by the coding sequence ATGTTGTGGACCATTGTCGTAGTACTGCTGGTCCTGTGGGCAATCGGGCTGGTGACGAGCTACACCATGGGCGGCTTGATTCATATCCTGCTGGTGGTTGCCATCATCGTGGTGCTGCTCAACGTTATCCAGGGAAGACGCCCTTTGTGA